From Brevundimonas vesicularis:
CGAAGGCCACGGCGGTGAGCGAGGTGCTGAGCCCCGACAGCACCGTCAGATACCAGACCAGGGCGAACCCCAGCACCCAGAAGGGCGCAGGGATGCGGATGCGGTGCGCCGCGACCGCGCCGACGGCCAGCGCGCCCAGCGCCCAGAACAGCGGCGTCCAGTTCGCGCCCTCGCTGAACAGCACGGCGATCAGGGCGATGGCGCCCAGGTCGTCGACGATGGCGAGCGTCAGCAGAAAGACCCGCAACGACGACGGCAAGCCCTTGCCGACGAAGCCGAAGATGGCCAGCGCAAAGGCGATGTCGGTCGCCAGCGGGATGGGCCAGCCGGCGTGCGGCGCCCCGATGGCGCCGGACAGCAGCAGATAGATCGCCGCCGGCCCCGCCATGCCTCCGAGCGCCGCCAGCACCGGCGTGGCCAGTTTGCGCGGGTCGCTCAGTTCGCCGCGCACGATCTCGTATTTGATCTCCAGCCCCACGACGAGGAAGAAGATCGCCATCAGACCTTCCTTGATCAAGTCGGAGATGGTCTCCTCCAGCCGGATCGGGCCGATCTGAAGCACATGATAGCTCTTCAGCCAGGCGAAATAGTCGGCCGACCAGGGCGAGTTGGCGACCAAGACGGCGGCGATGGCCGCCAGGGCCAGGGCCGAGCCGGATGCGGCCTCGGTCTTGAGGAAATCGAGTGTCAATTTGCGCGCCACGGCGGCCTCCTAGCGAACGGAAGTTTCGTCGTGACGCCAGGTTATCGACGGGCGTCGGACCGGATTCGTAGCGCCCCGTAAAGGACGACGCCGGCCTGGCCGCGAGGCGCGACCTGATCTCTGGGCACAAGAATACGGAACCCGGAAGAAGGTTCAACCCCAACCGTGGCCGTAAGGCGACTTGCGAAACCGGCGCGACCGCTGCACCTAACCCCTATGCCCGTCTCCCCCGCCTACCGCCCCGAACCGCGCTTCTTTGACTTGGGCGCGGACTATGCCGATGCGGTTCTGGCCACGGACTTTCCGAAGACGATCATGCGGTTTCG
This genomic window contains:
- the nhaA gene encoding Na+/H+ antiporter NhaA, giving the protein MARKLTLDFLKTEAASGSALALAAIAAVLVANSPWSADYFAWLKSYHVLQIGPIRLEETISDLIKEGLMAIFFLVVGLEIKYEIVRGELSDPRKLATPVLAALGGMAGPAAIYLLLSGAIGAPHAGWPIPLATDIAFALAIFGFVGKGLPSSLRVFLLTLAIVDDLGAIALIAVLFSEGANWTPLFWALGALAVGAVAAHRIRIPAPFWVLGFALVWYLTVLSGLSTSLTAVAFAMIVPIKGRAEDGQSPLKEAMHDLHPWNAFLVLPLFAFAKAGVSFAGLSMEQAFAPLVIAIALGLFVGKQIGVLGAAWLASALKIGARPTGASWLQVYGVSLLCGVGFTMSLFIGVLAFPGAVDSPEQVEVKLGVIGGSILSAIAAALVLGFAGRARQVDPAALHPEVEPLGPKDGQKLT